One segment of Anatilimnocola aggregata DNA contains the following:
- a CDS encoding efflux RND transporter periplasmic adaptor subunit codes for MSRLASISARTKAIAAIAAAALVIGGLWWRFTGPNHDSLPAHEAPSLHPVTQASHQVAAPANTLVEFPQESWNAAGIELHAAAQGKLVQSVQLTGKITLNEDRVTHLFPLVDGRVDEVKVQFGQHVEAGELLAIVQSKEVGQAMLQLFQDRLQLEFAVTKDRWTQEVTSNTLALIELLRADAKIDDIETKLRNRPVGEHRDKLLTAYVSHYKSRLQYDRLLPLSRDGSVAGKQLLEAESEQNTSRATLQSLIEQISQDATQAAIVSAQTIKELKTRIAVDETNLEILGFKKEDLANIDPVKQGETLAHYPVRAPFAGTIIAKDVTLLERVGPDSQLLSIADLSTVWVTADVFEEQLPLLDQLNGKTIKVRSSAWPGRTFEATVFYTGDIIHESSRTVSLRAVAKNPDALLKPGMFVSVEFPDVEQNEMLQVPLSAVQDHEGKSFVFVHIGGNQFERREVELARRNSDHVEVVSGLKPGDMVVTKGGFALKTQMLAELLAE; via the coding sequence ATGTCTCGATTGGCGTCTATTTCTGCGCGGACGAAAGCCATTGCTGCGATTGCGGCAGCGGCTTTGGTTATTGGCGGGCTCTGGTGGCGTTTCACCGGTCCTAATCACGACTCATTACCTGCGCATGAAGCACCGAGCCTGCATCCCGTTACCCAGGCATCGCATCAGGTGGCGGCACCTGCCAACACGCTCGTTGAGTTTCCGCAAGAGTCGTGGAACGCCGCTGGCATCGAGTTGCACGCCGCCGCGCAAGGCAAGCTCGTTCAGTCGGTTCAACTGACCGGAAAAATTACCTTGAATGAAGATCGTGTGACGCACTTGTTTCCCCTGGTGGACGGTCGTGTTGACGAAGTGAAAGTGCAATTTGGTCAGCACGTAGAGGCTGGTGAACTCCTGGCAATTGTGCAGAGCAAAGAGGTGGGGCAAGCGATGCTCCAGCTGTTTCAGGATCGGCTGCAACTGGAGTTCGCGGTCACCAAAGATCGCTGGACCCAAGAGGTAACTTCGAACACCCTCGCGTTAATCGAACTGCTGCGGGCCGATGCCAAAATAGATGACATCGAGACCAAATTGCGCAACCGTCCGGTGGGTGAACATCGCGATAAACTCTTGACGGCGTATGTCAGTCATTACAAGTCTCGGTTGCAATACGACCGCCTCCTGCCCCTCTCGCGCGATGGGTCGGTCGCAGGTAAGCAACTTCTGGAAGCAGAATCCGAACAAAACACCTCGCGCGCGACGCTGCAATCGTTGATCGAGCAAATCAGCCAGGATGCGACGCAGGCAGCGATAGTCTCGGCTCAAACCATCAAAGAATTGAAAACTCGCATCGCGGTTGACGAGACCAACCTGGAAATCCTCGGCTTCAAGAAAGAAGATCTAGCCAATATCGATCCGGTCAAGCAAGGGGAAACTCTGGCCCACTATCCGGTTCGGGCACCGTTTGCAGGGACGATCATCGCAAAGGACGTCACGCTGCTGGAGCGTGTCGGCCCGGATAGCCAACTCCTCAGCATCGCCGATCTTTCCACAGTTTGGGTCACTGCCGACGTCTTCGAAGAACAACTGCCGCTGTTGGATCAACTCAATGGCAAGACAATCAAGGTGCGCAGCAGTGCCTGGCCTGGCCGCACTTTCGAAGCCACTGTTTTCTATACGGGCGATATCATTCACGAATCGTCCCGTACCGTTTCGCTGCGGGCTGTGGCTAAGAATCCCGATGCGCTGCTAAAGCCCGGCATGTTTGTCAGCGTTGAATTTCCGGACGTTGAGCAGAACGAAATGCTCCAAGTTCCGCTGTCGGCTGTGCAGGATCACGAAGGCAAGTCGTTTGTCTTTGTGCATATCGGCGGCAATCAGTTCGAGCGACGTGAAGTAGAACTCGCGCGGCGAAACAGCGACCACGTTGAAGTGGTGAGCGGCCTCAAGCCAGGCGACATGGTCGTTACCAAAGGCGGCTTTGCGCTCAAGACGCAAATGCTGGCCGAATTACTCGCTGAATAG